The following proteins are encoded in a genomic region of Novosphingobium sp. PP1Y:
- a CDS encoding TonB-dependent siderophore receptor, with protein sequence MKNLITVSWIALAFMGVPAMAQTATAEAVTSSQSDAIVVTGTRERSRTIFETLAPIDSLSQDAVRSSVSGDLNDTLAQLLPSYNIQRLPAADGQAFVRPATLRGLSADQTLVLLNGKRYHRSALLGTRGAQAADLASIPSLAIKRIEVLRDGAAAQYGSDAIAGVINIILEDEPGMSAYSQFSQYYEGDGNEYQVGARGGIALGDRGSIVLTGQYDHAEATSRTRQRADAEALQEANPDLDVPNPVQRWGQPDEERIHGSLDARYEFSEAIEVYGFVTAQDGDGVTDFNWRNPTATASVFKDTAAFPGFNFAQWYPAGFTPRFSTRYSDIQTSAGLRGEIAPAFTYDLSGSYGRSTIEYGMTESLNASMGPDSPTSFYIGKLEQREFNLNADFVYRLDVGSTEPINVAFGAERRRETYEVGQGDDASWTIGQGAAEGLASSSNGYPGFGPDRVGTWHQTSYAGYLDLEWRPVDMLTLGAAGRYEDFSSFGDTFNYKLSARVDPIEGLGIRATWSTGFRAPTPAQLNTRATTQGLDTTTMTIYTQGRLSPSDPLAIALGARPLTPEKSRSLTGGVTFQTGFGLSGSVDLYQIKLMDRFSQSATFAVPADYNNVEGYSAISYFTNDFDTRTRGIDAVLSYVTQLGAGRLKANLAYNYNETKVTSGTSAAISNETQRVRFENALPHHNGTASLGYDVAGFEVLARARYYGPWTDVSGNATGEIFQKFGSMVLFDLSAAYTFNEHFSLRVGAENIFDSYPDEATFQAVRGLIYSRNAPYDTDGGQYYVRLGVNF encoded by the coding sequence ATGAAGAACTTAATCACGGTAAGCTGGATCGCGCTTGCGTTCATGGGCGTGCCGGCCATGGCCCAGACAGCCACAGCCGAGGCTGTAACCTCGAGCCAATCGGACGCCATAGTCGTTACCGGCACCCGCGAACGCTCGCGCACCATCTTCGAGACACTCGCCCCGATTGATTCGCTGAGCCAGGATGCCGTGCGTTCAAGCGTTTCGGGCGATCTGAACGACACCCTTGCCCAGTTGCTGCCATCCTACAATATCCAGCGCCTTCCGGCCGCGGACGGCCAGGCCTTTGTGCGTCCGGCTACCCTGCGCGGGCTTTCCGCCGACCAGACGCTCGTCCTCTTGAATGGCAAGCGCTACCATCGCTCGGCGCTGCTCGGCACGCGCGGGGCCCAGGCCGCCGATCTCGCCAGCATTCCCTCACTGGCGATCAAGCGCATCGAGGTACTTCGCGACGGTGCAGCGGCGCAGTATGGTTCGGATGCGATTGCCGGCGTCATCAACATCATCCTCGAAGACGAGCCGGGCATGAGCGCGTATTCGCAGTTCTCGCAATACTATGAGGGCGATGGCAACGAGTACCAGGTCGGCGCGCGGGGCGGCATCGCGCTCGGCGACAGGGGCAGCATTGTCCTTACCGGCCAGTACGACCACGCCGAGGCAACCTCGCGCACCCGCCAGCGCGCCGATGCCGAAGCGTTGCAAGAAGCTAACCCCGATCTTGACGTGCCCAATCCCGTCCAGCGCTGGGGCCAGCCAGACGAGGAGCGCATTCATGGCTCACTCGATGCACGCTACGAATTTTCCGAGGCGATCGAAGTCTATGGCTTCGTCACGGCGCAGGACGGCGACGGCGTAACCGACTTCAACTGGCGCAATCCCACTGCGACAGCCAGCGTCTTCAAGGACACCGCGGCCTTTCCCGGGTTCAACTTCGCCCAGTGGTACCCGGCCGGTTTCACGCCGCGCTTTTCCACCCGGTACAGCGACATCCAGACCTCTGCCGGACTGCGCGGCGAGATTGCCCCTGCCTTCACTTATGACCTGAGCGGGTCATATGGCCGCAGCACGATCGAATACGGCATGACCGAAAGCCTCAACGCCTCGATGGGGCCGGACAGCCCGACCAGCTTCTACATCGGCAAGCTGGAACAGCGTGAGTTCAACCTCAATGCTGACTTCGTCTATCGCCTCGATGTCGGCTCGACCGAACCGATCAACGTTGCCTTCGGCGCGGAACGCCGCCGGGAGACCTATGAGGTCGGCCAGGGTGACGACGCGTCGTGGACCATCGGCCAGGGCGCAGCCGAAGGCCTCGCTTCCAGCTCGAACGGCTATCCCGGCTTCGGACCGGATCGGGTCGGCACCTGGCACCAGACAAGCTACGCCGGTTACCTCGATCTCGAATGGCGGCCTGTCGACATGCTGACCCTGGGTGCGGCAGGGCGATACGAGGATTTCTCCTCATTCGGCGACACCTTCAACTACAAGCTGTCGGCCCGCGTGGACCCGATCGAGGGTCTAGGCATCCGGGCGACCTGGTCGACCGGCTTCCGCGCGCCCACACCGGCCCAGCTCAATACCCGCGCCACCACGCAGGGTCTAGATACGACAACGATGACGATCTACACGCAAGGTCGCCTTTCGCCATCCGATCCTCTGGCGATTGCGCTGGGAGCCAGGCCCCTGACGCCCGAGAAATCGCGCTCCTTGACTGGCGGGGTGACCTTCCAGACCGGCTTCGGCCTGTCAGGCAGCGTCGATCTCTACCAGATAAAGCTCATGGACCGTTTCAGCCAGTCGGCCACGTTCGCCGTGCCTGCGGACTACAACAACGTCGAGGGCTATTCAGCCATCAGTTACTTCACCAACGATTTCGACACCCGCACCCGCGGCATCGATGCCGTATTGTCCTATGTCACGCAGCTTGGCGCGGGACGTCTGAAGGCCAATCTCGCCTACAACTACAATGAGACGAAGGTGACTTCGGGCACCAGCGCGGCGATTTCCAATGAAACCCAGCGGGTCCGTTTCGAGAACGCTCTGCCCCACCACAACGGCACCGCTTCGCTGGGATATGACGTGGCGGGCTTCGAAGTCCTCGCCCGGGCGCGCTACTACGGTCCCTGGACCGATGTCTCGGGGAATGCGACCGGCGAGATCTTCCAGAAGTTCGGATCGATGGTCCTGTTCGACCTGTCGGCCGCCTACACGTTCAATGAACACTTTTCGCTGCGGGTCGGGGCGGAGAACATCTTCGATTCCTATCCTGACGAGGCGACGTTTCAGGCAGTTCGCGGCCTGATATATTCGCGCAACGCGCCCTACGACACCGATGGCGGCCAGTACTACGTCCGCCTGGGAGTGAACTTCTGA
- a CDS encoding TetR/AcrR family transcriptional regulator, with product MSNMATKRTPGKRRGKPYHREDLRQELLDAAKAFIVREGYENLSMRRLAEEIGVSSAAPYHHFPDRRALLLAVAVDGYHSMFADAHIGVDNTDPRENLRGQLLNFLRFASGNRRIFALMYESELVREGLAPEIQEVQDLGFRRLHELMMAVAPDLSDRERSIRCATLWCAVFGFALQTNRSMIRTPEPEPDREELAEALVGQALRLLDS from the coding sequence ATGAGCAACATGGCAACGAAGCGAACGCCCGGAAAAAGAAGAGGCAAACCGTACCACCGCGAAGATTTGCGGCAGGAGCTGCTGGATGCGGCCAAGGCCTTCATCGTGCGCGAAGGCTACGAAAACCTGTCGATGCGGCGCCTTGCTGAAGAGATCGGGGTCAGTTCCGCTGCGCCCTACCACCATTTTCCGGATCGGCGCGCCCTTCTGCTGGCAGTGGCTGTCGACGGTTACCACTCCATGTTCGCGGATGCGCACATAGGCGTGGACAACACTGATCCGCGCGAAAACCTGCGTGGCCAGTTGCTGAATTTCCTGCGTTTTGCTTCCGGCAACCGGCGCATCTTTGCCCTGATGTACGAAAGCGAGCTTGTGCGCGAGGGGCTCGCGCCAGAGATCCAGGAAGTGCAGGATCTCGGATTTCGGCGCCTGCATGAGCTCATGATGGCCGTGGCGCCCGATCTTTCGGACCGGGAACGCAGCATTCGCTGCGCAACGTTATGGTGTGCGGTGTTCGGCTTTGCATTGCAGACCAACCGCTCGATGATTCGCACGCCGGAACCTGAGCCGGATCGTGAAGAGCTCGCGGAAGCTCTGGTGGGGCAGGCTCTGAGATTGTTGGATAGCTGA
- a CDS encoding MbcA/ParS/Xre antitoxin family protein: MLALEPIDTAPGVFRPDPVTQNEAAAMFRAVLNLFARWDLTDEQAATLLDMPVRTYRRWKAEGPGRISRDGAARLSNLMGIHKALRIIFSEARRGYAWIKADNAAFAGASALDIMLGGELTDLMRVRRYLDAERGAW; this comes from the coding sequence ATGCTGGCTCTGGAACCCATTGATACAGCCCCCGGGGTCTTCCGGCCCGACCCGGTGACCCAGAACGAGGCCGCGGCGATGTTCCGTGCCGTGTTGAACCTGTTCGCCAGATGGGACCTGACCGACGAGCAGGCAGCGACGCTGCTCGACATGCCCGTACGCACTTATCGGCGCTGGAAGGCCGAAGGGCCCGGACGCATCTCGCGCGACGGGGCGGCACGGCTTTCGAACCTGATGGGGATACACAAAGCGCTGCGAATCATCTTTTCCGAAGCCCGGCGCGGTTATGCCTGGATCAAGGCGGACAACGCCGCTTTTGCCGGTGCGAGTGCGCTCGATATCATGCTTGGCGGAGAGCTGACCGATCTCATGCGGGTGCGCCGCTATCTCGATGCCGAACGCGGCGCCTGGTGA
- a CDS encoding sugar phosphate isomerase/epimerase, with the protein MTGFRYGVSLYSYTDDFGTVMTLDDAFDHVADTGATGIEILGETSVPLYPEPPAAWLDHWFAQLDRYKLEPTNFACWVDTRIQIDRNMNVEEGAAQIAQDLRLAHRLGFKFIRPKFGVIDHELTPDPIWEGAVERNLDLAQQLDLVILPEIHSPTPIRHPVTDAYVNFIERTGTQHFGLMIDTGIFQDRPIDKWGGGETDEIKKGALSFLNGIKVPVEHLEDVIQYVPFIQAKFHHIDETLHDHQIPWERIVPMLKKLGYSGYLSSEYEGERAPWVAIEQVRRQHALIRQLEEEYDASHPGMAQGGTANA; encoded by the coding sequence GTGACAGGCTTCCGGTACGGCGTTTCACTGTACAGCTATACCGACGACTTCGGCACCGTCATGACGCTGGACGACGCGTTCGATCATGTGGCGGACACCGGGGCGACGGGTATCGAGATCCTGGGCGAGACGAGCGTGCCGCTCTATCCCGAACCGCCTGCCGCATGGCTCGACCACTGGTTCGCACAGCTCGATCGCTACAAACTCGAGCCGACCAACTTTGCCTGCTGGGTCGACACGCGCATCCAGATCGACCGCAACATGAACGTCGAGGAAGGCGCCGCCCAGATCGCTCAGGACCTGCGCCTGGCCCACCGCCTCGGCTTCAAGTTCATCCGCCCCAAGTTCGGCGTGATTGACCACGAACTGACACCCGATCCGATCTGGGAAGGTGCAGTCGAGCGCAATCTCGATCTGGCGCAGCAGCTCGATCTGGTGATCCTGCCCGAGATCCATTCGCCCACCCCGATCCGCCACCCGGTGACCGACGCCTATGTCAACTTCATCGAGCGCACGGGGACGCAGCACTTCGGCCTGATGATCGATACCGGCATTTTCCAGGATCGTCCGATCGACAAATGGGGCGGAGGCGAGACCGATGAAATCAAGAAGGGCGCGCTGAGCTTTCTCAACGGCATCAAGGTGCCGGTCGAGCATCTCGAGGACGTGATCCAGTACGTGCCGTTCATCCAGGCCAAGTTCCACCACATCGATGAAACGCTGCACGACCACCAGATCCCGTGGGAGCGCATTGTACCGATGCTCAAGAAGCTGGGCTACTCGGGCTATCTTTCGAGCGAGTACGAGGGCGAGCGCGCGCCATGGGTGGCGATAGAGCAGGTGCGCCGCCAGCACGCACTGATCCGCCAACTCGAAGAGGAATACGATGCGTCTCATCCGGGGATGGCTCAAGGGGGGACGGCCAATGCTTGA
- a CDS encoding DUF6379 domain-containing protein → MLERTHIQSTGFRNIGPEGARTGFELRIRQANYRSSRLSLIEGVDITVDGVLYPAAHNRFRLGDREYTRSELNEATETRLYVGDYFTVVVPKAGGLTRGVHLVGSAISYRHPYFPPEFQPAIARNERHATIILS, encoded by the coding sequence ATGCTTGAACGCACACATATCCAAAGCACCGGTTTTCGTAACATCGGCCCCGAAGGCGCACGCACCGGTTTCGAATTGCGCATCCGTCAAGCCAACTATCGCTCGTCCCGTCTCAGCCTGATCGAAGGCGTAGACATCACGGTCGACGGGGTTCTCTACCCTGCCGCACACAACCGCTTTCGCCTCGGCGACAGGGAATACACGCGCAGCGAGCTGAACGAGGCGACCGAGACGCGGCTCTACGTCGGCGACTATTTCACAGTCGTCGTTCCCAAGGCAGGTGGGCTGACGCGCGGCGTGCATCTCGTCGGTAGCGCGATAAGCTACCGCCACCCCTATTTTCCGCCTGAATTCCAGCCCGCTATCGCGCGAAACGAGCGCCACGCAACGATTATCCTGTCCTGA
- a CDS encoding aminotransferase class V-fold PLP-dependent enzyme codes for MIDTRTPRRTVLKGALGFASLTVGTKGVAGAVQPHLPVETGDEEAFWQAIAGQYDVTREVVQVENGNWGMMPRPVFTAYQEHLARVNRDTSYYSRRGFGRDAMAVREEIADALGVQPDEIAFTRNATEALKALILGYNQLKPGEAVLYSDLDYDSMQASMDSLAARCKARVVRIALPEPASHQGLLAAYTQALDENPQVRLLLLTRIGHRTGLAVPVREIAAMARARGVDTIVDAAHSWYQIDGDIAAMDCDFVGVNGHKWLGAPLGLGVIHIRRGALHKIDPDPAEKGDAGVFSRVHTGTMDISALLTAPDALAFHARIGSERRTRRLRALRSRWVDQARTIANVQILTPEDPELSASITSFRLKGRTSVQANKALAKQLLDRHGIFTVHRDGVASGACVRITPALFNSMAEMDKVAAAIAAIASN; via the coding sequence ATGATCGACACCCGCACACCCCGCCGCACTGTCCTCAAGGGCGCACTTGGCTTTGCGTCGCTTACGGTCGGAACGAAAGGGGTGGCGGGTGCCGTTCAACCGCATCTCCCGGTCGAAACCGGCGACGAGGAGGCTTTCTGGCAGGCCATCGCGGGGCAGTACGACGTCACGCGCGAGGTCGTTCAGGTGGAAAACGGGAATTGGGGCATGATGCCCCGGCCCGTTTTCACGGCCTACCAGGAACACCTCGCGCGCGTGAATCGCGATACCAGCTACTATTCGCGCCGGGGCTTCGGCCGCGATGCAATGGCGGTCCGCGAGGAGATCGCCGATGCGCTGGGGGTTCAGCCCGACGAGATCGCCTTTACGCGCAATGCCACCGAGGCCCTCAAGGCGCTCATTCTAGGCTACAATCAGCTCAAGCCGGGCGAGGCGGTGCTCTATTCCGACCTCGATTACGATTCCATGCAGGCTTCGATGGATAGCCTCGCCGCGCGGTGCAAAGCCCGCGTGGTTCGCATCGCTTTGCCCGAACCGGCAAGCCATCAAGGCCTTCTCGCGGCCTACACGCAGGCTCTGGACGAGAATCCGCAGGTCAGGTTGCTGCTGCTTACCCGTATCGGACACCGCACGGGCCTGGCTGTGCCGGTGCGCGAAATCGCTGCCATGGCCCGCGCCCGCGGGGTCGACACGATCGTCGATGCAGCGCACTCATGGTACCAGATCGATGGCGACATCGCCGCGATGGATTGCGACTTCGTAGGGGTAAACGGCCACAAGTGGCTCGGCGCCCCGCTCGGCCTCGGCGTGATCCACATTCGCCGGGGCGCCCTGCACAAGATCGATCCGGACCCCGCCGAGAAAGGCGATGCCGGTGTGTTCAGCCGCGTCCACACCGGAACCATGGACATCTCCGCCTTGCTGACCGCACCTGACGCCCTCGCCTTTCATGCCCGGATCGGATCGGAGCGCCGGACCCGGCGCCTGCGCGCGTTGCGCAGCCGATGGGTGGACCAGGCGCGAACTATCGCCAATGTGCAGATCCTGACACCCGAAGACCCGGAGCTGTCCGCTTCGATCACTTCGTTCCGGCTCAAAGGCCGCACCAGTGTGCAGGCCAACAAGGCCCTCGCGAAGCAGTTGCTCGACCGACACGGGATCTTCACCGTCCACCGCGACGGCGTCGCTTCGGGAGCTTGTGTGCGGATCACTCCCGCGCTGTTCAATTCCATGGCGGAAATGGACAAGGTTGCTGCCGCCATCGCCGCGATCGCATCGAACTGA
- a CDS encoding 2-dehydro-3-deoxy-6-phosphogalactonate aldolase has protein sequence MKIEDALATGAPPIAAILRGIRPPEAVAVGNALIEAGIRIIEVPFNSPDPAASIAAMADALGDRAAIGGGTVISAALAETLGGAGGAFMVSPNVDPAVIARSIALGMDVLPGFLTPTEAFAAIDAGARDLKLFPGSSLGSGYIKAIGEVLPKHVRIWAVGGVGPANLAEYRAAGCFGIGVGSSLYKPGFDADTVGAKAREIVAAWHAASA, from the coding sequence ATGAAGATCGAAGACGCCCTGGCAACTGGAGCCCCGCCCATCGCCGCCATCCTGCGCGGCATCAGGCCGCCCGAGGCAGTCGCGGTCGGAAATGCGCTGATCGAGGCGGGCATCCGCATCATCGAAGTGCCGTTCAATTCGCCCGATCCAGCGGCCTCGATCGCGGCCATGGCCGATGCGCTTGGCGACCGCGCCGCGATCGGCGGCGGCACGGTGATTTCCGCCGCCCTGGCGGAAACCCTTGGCGGCGCGGGCGGAGCCTTCATGGTGTCGCCCAACGTCGATCCCGCCGTCATCGCCCGCTCGATCGCATTGGGCATGGACGTGCTTCCGGGTTTCCTCACGCCAACCGAGGCCTTTGCCGCCATCGATGCCGGGGCACGGGACCTGAAGCTCTTTCCCGGCTCTTCGCTGGGCAGCGGCTATATCAAGGCCATCGGTGAAGTCCTGCCCAAGCACGTGCGCATCTGGGCCGTAGGCGGCGTGGGACCGGCAAATCTGGCCGAATACCGGGCCGCCGGCTGTTTCGGTATCGGCGTGGGAAGCAGTCTCTACAAGCCAGGATTCGATGCCGACACCGTCGGTGCAAAGGCGCGCGAGATCGTCGCTGCCTGGCACGCTGCGAGCGCCTGA
- a CDS encoding TonB-dependent receptor — MALFASAPALAQTADEQASGEASTPGEIIVTAQRRSENVLKVPVSVTVVGAEQLTQRGANDLTAVTKLAPSLQVQQDNTFSVRGVGTATFSNTVEASVSQVIDEVVLGNREFAANAFYDIARVEVLNGPQGLLFGKNASAGLVNITTNKPKLGEMTFSADGELVQRARPGNDGTGFQIRSTANVPVGENAALRLNFIYSDQDPITVSQVNPAVRNDLSLENLGVRAKFLYEPSDTLSVYVIGDYNRQRGITGRYDITFREFGPGSQYPDRGLVAGPENFTFAAEAPNYRDSDTGGLQANINLALGNGMDLTSITAWKQAKTDFQFDSDQTPFNFFSYNSSNQKYDQFSQELRLALPSESVLSGQFGLYYYRSVGNTAGFRGGNNGLPDFVAVGFPFCVGATVTAGPPPACNVSNASFLGQDYQYRLVNNSYAGFGQLSYQLTDAFKLTAGARLTYEKAQIDLSENFGQYFVTLGVPSNVTKQSTDATDLSYRVGFDWQATPDLMVYGFYGEGFKGPGFSNTAPAPNADLAVRPEISRGGELGIKGKALDGALTFSLSAFYTKFYDLQVQAFVQSLRTFVLGNAATATTKGLDFSFQARPFEGLTLSGSAAYADATFDDYPGAQCYPTQTTDGCKADVNSSLPDFVGTFNAKGYQLPLSSKFTATLGAEYAAPISDALEAQFGLGYYHRSPQSAGIGAPFTIPTWDTIDLRAGIKAENWNISLFCKNCTNEIRPISIGSDGGDANPIGTAPPVLTLNQRFSFDSVRTIGVRAGINF; from the coding sequence ATGGCACTGTTTGCATCGGCACCTGCCCTTGCACAGACTGCCGATGAGCAGGCCTCGGGAGAGGCTTCGACACCTGGCGAAATCATCGTCACTGCGCAGCGCCGAAGCGAAAATGTACTCAAGGTTCCCGTCAGCGTGACCGTCGTCGGTGCCGAGCAGTTGACCCAACGCGGCGCGAACGACCTTACCGCCGTCACCAAGCTTGCGCCGAGCCTTCAGGTCCAGCAGGACAACACCTTCTCGGTGCGCGGGGTCGGTACGGCCACATTCTCGAACACGGTTGAAGCCAGCGTCTCGCAGGTGATCGATGAAGTCGTCCTCGGCAATCGCGAATTCGCAGCAAACGCATTCTACGACATCGCGCGCGTTGAAGTGCTGAACGGGCCGCAAGGCCTGCTGTTCGGCAAGAATGCCTCGGCCGGCCTCGTCAACATCACCACCAACAAGCCGAAGCTTGGTGAGATGACGTTTAGCGCCGATGGGGAACTGGTCCAGCGCGCGCGCCCCGGCAATGACGGCACTGGCTTCCAGATCCGTTCCACTGCCAACGTGCCGGTGGGTGAGAACGCCGCCCTGCGCCTGAACTTCATTTACAGCGATCAGGACCCGATCACGGTTTCGCAGGTCAACCCGGCCGTCCGCAACGACCTGAGCCTGGAGAACCTGGGCGTGCGCGCCAAGTTCCTGTACGAGCCGAGCGACACCCTCTCGGTCTACGTGATCGGCGACTACAACCGTCAGCGCGGCATTACCGGCAGGTACGACATCACTTTCCGTGAGTTCGGCCCCGGCAGCCAGTATCCCGATCGCGGCCTGGTCGCCGGCCCCGAAAACTTCACTTTTGCGGCCGAGGCACCGAACTACCGCGACAGCGATACGGGCGGTCTCCAGGCGAATATCAACCTTGCGCTGGGCAATGGCATGGACCTGACCAGCATCACCGCGTGGAAGCAGGCCAAGACCGACTTCCAGTTCGACTCCGACCAGACGCCGTTCAACTTCTTCAGCTACAATTCTTCGAACCAGAAGTACGACCAGTTCTCACAGGAACTGCGCCTTGCCCTGCCTAGCGAAAGCGTCCTTTCCGGCCAGTTTGGGCTCTATTATTACCGGTCTGTCGGAAACACCGCCGGCTTCCGCGGCGGTAACAACGGCCTGCCCGATTTCGTCGCTGTGGGCTTTCCGTTCTGCGTCGGCGCGACCGTCACTGCAGGACCGCCACCCGCGTGCAACGTGAGCAATGCCTCGTTCCTCGGGCAGGACTACCAATACCGGCTGGTGAACAATAGCTACGCCGGTTTCGGCCAGTTGAGCTACCAGCTGACCGATGCGTTCAAGCTGACTGCCGGCGCTCGCCTGACCTACGAAAAGGCGCAGATCGACCTGAGCGAGAACTTCGGCCAGTACTTCGTAACGTTGGGCGTGCCGAGCAATGTCACCAAGCAGTCCACCGACGCGACGGACCTCAGCTACAGGGTCGGGTTCGACTGGCAGGCGACGCCGGACCTCATGGTCTATGGTTTCTACGGAGAAGGCTTCAAGGGGCCGGGCTTCTCGAACACGGCACCTGCCCCCAACGCGGATCTGGCCGTGCGCCCAGAGATCTCTCGCGGCGGCGAGCTGGGCATCAAGGGCAAGGCGCTGGATGGCGCGCTGACGTTCAGCCTCTCGGCCTTCTACACGAAGTTCTATGACTTGCAGGTCCAGGCCTTCGTGCAGTCACTGCGCACTTTCGTGCTCGGCAATGCCGCAACCGCAACGACCAAGGGCCTGGACTTCTCGTTCCAGGCGCGGCCTTTCGAGGGACTGACGCTCTCGGGTTCGGCAGCCTATGCCGATGCGACCTTCGACGATTACCCCGGCGCCCAGTGCTATCCGACACAGACGACCGACGGCTGCAAGGCCGACGTCAACTCGTCGCTGCCGGACTTCGTCGGCACGTTCAACGCCAAGGGCTACCAGCTGCCTCTGTCCTCGAAGTTCACCGCCACTCTCGGCGCTGAATATGCAGCGCCGATCTCGGACGCGCTCGAGGCGCAGTTCGGGCTCGGCTACTACCACCGCTCGCCGCAGTCGGCGGGGATCGGTGCGCCGTTCACGATCCCCACCTGGGACACGATCGACCTGCGCGCCGGCATCAAGGCCGAGAACTGGAACATCAGCCTGTTCTGCAAGAACTGCACGAACGAGATTCGCCCGATCTCGATCGGGTCTGACGGCGGCGATGCCAACCCCATCGGTACGGCGCCGCCAGTGCTGACGCTCAACCAGCGCTTCAGCTTCGATTCCGTGCGCACGATCGGTGTGCGTGCCGGTATCAACTTCTGA
- a CDS encoding alpha/beta hydrolase produces the protein MALPALRSPFLTLGLLLIAAGSPAAAQTGISTETVAAPAQPNTIVLQTAEKVDREIWHMSESGRYAVRNVTRPTLTAFRPVGQPSPASVIIAPGGAFLGLEMDKEGWEVARWFANRGVTAFVLKYRTLPTPPDQKVFVAELDKLIAGEKSTLAPPSDTPAKALADGLAALRYVRTNAAEYGIDPQRVGFMGFSAGGFLSRSVVEKGGEDRPDFVAPIYPNMAAMNVPADAPPMFVAIAADDFLLARQDGLPLLESYRAAGKSIELHLYSKGGHGFGAGPVGSPEEGWLDLMYRWMRTQGMLSKDK, from the coding sequence ATGGCCTTACCCGCACTTCGCAGCCCGTTTCTGACTCTCGGGTTGCTCCTGATTGCGGCCGGCTCGCCCGCCGCAGCGCAGACGGGCATTTCCACCGAAACGGTTGCTGCACCGGCGCAGCCGAACACCATCGTTCTGCAAACCGCGGAAAAGGTCGACCGCGAGATCTGGCATATGAGCGAAAGCGGCCGCTATGCCGTGCGCAACGTGACAAGGCCGACGTTGACTGCTTTCAGGCCCGTGGGCCAGCCTTCGCCTGCATCCGTGATCATTGCACCGGGGGGCGCCTTTCTTGGTCTCGAGATGGACAAGGAAGGTTGGGAAGTGGCGCGTTGGTTCGCCAATCGTGGCGTAACCGCCTTCGTCCTCAAATACCGCACGCTACCCACACCGCCCGACCAGAAAGTCTTCGTCGCGGAGCTGGACAAGCTGATCGCCGGGGAAAAGAGCACCTTGGCCCCACCGTCTGACACGCCCGCAAAGGCACTGGCCGATGGCCTTGCGGCGCTGCGTTATGTGCGCACTAACGCTGCGGAATACGGCATTGACCCGCAGCGCGTCGGCTTCATGGGCTTTTCTGCGGGAGGTTTCCTCTCGCGCAGCGTCGTTGAAAAGGGCGGTGAGGACCGGCCGGACTTCGTGGCGCCAATCTATCCCAATATGGCTGCGATGAATGTACCCGCCGATGCGCCACCCATGTTCGTGGCGATTGCTGCCGATGACTTCCTGCTTGCCCGTCAGGACGGTCTACCACTTCTGGAAAGCTATCGCGCCGCCGGAAAATCGATCGAGCTCCATCTCTATTCGAAAGGAGGTCACGGTTTCGGTGCCGGTCCGGTTGGATCGCCCGAGGAAGGATGGCTGGATCTGATGTATCGATGGATGCGCACCCAGGGAATGTTGAGCAAGGACAAGTGA
- a CDS encoding RES family NAD+ phosphorylase gives MTGPEALQVSRVEWKDAVRIIRSTYPPIDLFEDIADPADWPLLISAEQKTNPRIMTTIGNLDLVPVERRVGGNGASYLMAPFTHVSTDRPSRFTDGSYGVLYVGNGFETALFETIHHHARFMARTAEAPGWTSQFREIVLSVGADLHDMRDSAADKRALDPDSYAASQALAATLRAAGSDGIVYPSIRHRGGQCAALFYPDGAFEPVQGRHLDYHWDGTGVDLVRDAGSGAVFRVVHSD, from the coding sequence GTGACCGGGCCCGAGGCTCTGCAGGTTAGCCGGGTCGAGTGGAAAGATGCGGTCCGGATCATCCGCAGTACCTACCCGCCGATCGATCTGTTCGAGGATATTGCCGACCCTGCAGACTGGCCGCTGCTGATCTCGGCGGAGCAGAAGACCAATCCGCGCATCATGACGACGATCGGCAATCTCGATCTGGTGCCGGTCGAACGCCGGGTCGGCGGAAACGGCGCGTCCTACCTGATGGCACCCTTCACCCACGTCAGCACCGACCGGCCCAGTCGCTTTACCGATGGCAGCTACGGCGTACTCTATGTCGGCAATGGGTTCGAAACAGCGCTGTTCGAGACGATCCATCACCATGCCCGCTTCATGGCCCGCACGGCCGAAGCGCCGGGCTGGACCTCGCAGTTCCGGGAGATCGTCCTGTCGGTCGGCGCCGACTTGCATGACATGAGGGACAGCGCCGCAGACAAACGCGCGCTCGATCCCGACAGTTATGCCGCGTCGCAAGCCCTCGCGGCCACGCTCAGGGCCGCTGGTTCCGATGGCATCGTCTATCCCAGTATCCGGCATCGCGGCGGACAATGCGCTGCCCTGTTCTACCCCGATGGCGCTTTCGAGCCCGTTCAGGGCCGTCATCTCGACTATCATTGGGACGGCACCGGCGTCGACCTGGTGCGCGACGCCGGATCCGGCGCGGTGTTCCGCGTCGTGCATTCCGATTGA